In Anaerolineales bacterium, the DNA window GGGCCGCGGTGGAAGCCACACCAGCGCCGTAAGCAGAAGATCCGACGAATAAAACAGAAGGCGGGTTATTACCCGCCTTTTTATTTTCCATTTGCTCCCAATCGCAGATTCGATATACCCGCTACAATGGGAGCGCCTCGATCGTTTTGCGTACGCGATCTGCCGATGCTTCCAGCGCGCGCAGTTCCGTTTTATTCAAATCATACTCGATGATTTGCTCGACACCATTTTTCCCGAGTTTGACGGGTACGCCGAAGAAGATTCCGGATTGCCCGTACTCCCCATTCAGGTAGGCGGAGGCAGGAACGATCTTTTTTCGATCGAGCAGGATGGCTTCGACCATTTGCGCCAGGGCTGCAGAAGGAGCGTAGAAAGCGCTGCCGGTTTTCAGTAGAGAAACGATCTCCCCACCGCCTTTTCGAGTCCGTTCGATGATGGCTTTCAGTCGCTTGGGTTTCAAGATCTTATCCAGGGGAACACCCGCGACGTTGGAATGATGGGTGAGCGGCAGCATGTCATCCCCATGCCCGCCGAGAACGTAGCAGTGCACGTTCTTCACGCTGACTTCCAGTTCCATGGCCACGAACGCCCGCATGCGCGCCGAATCGAGTATGCCCGCTTGGCCGACTATCCGTTCGCACGGCAGGCCGCTTTTTTTCATGGCCAGATAACTCATCGCATCCAAGGGATTGGTGAGGATGATATAGATCGCATCCGGAGAGACTGCGACCGAACTCTCCACGGCGCTGGAAACGATTTTTGCATTGGCTGCCAGGAGATCGTCGCGGCTCATGCCCGGTTTTCTCGGCAAACCTGCGGTGATCACGACAACGTCAGAATCGGCTGACTCCGCATAGCTATTCGAACCGACGACGTGCACATCCGATCCAATTACCGGCAGCGCCTCCATCAGATCGAGCGCTTTTCCCTGCGGTACACCCTCAACGATATCGATCATGACGATGTCTGCGATCTCTCGCTCGGCAAGCCAATGGGCCGTCGTTGCACCGGTATGTCCTGCGCCTACGATCGTCACTTTCGCCATCTCACCTCCAGAATATCGTCACAAACGACCTGTCTACTACCTATTTTATCCAATCGAGGAAGCAAACCACAGCCGGTCTGTATGCTGATCGATGCCTGCAAGTTCGAACGCTGTGTCTTCTACGTGAACCCCCTCCCCTTCCTCGACCTGACCGACAACCCAAAGAGGCAATCCTTTTTCTTGCCCACTGGAAAGAAACGCGTTCAAGCTGGCCCTTGGGACGCACAAAATCAGTCCGCCGGAAGTCTGTGCGTCGAATAAAAGCATGCGGCTTTCCTCGTCGATCGAATCCGCGAACGTCACACGCTTCCCGAAATAGGCACGGTTGTCGATGCTGCCACCGGGGAAACTCCACGCTTCGGCATACGATCTGGCGTTGGCTAAAAACGGGATCCCTGGCAAATAGAAGCGTAAAGCTACACCTGACGCCTCGGCAATTTCCACACTGTGTCCGAGCAGACTGTAGCCCGTCACGTCGGTCGCTGCCGTGACGCCAAATTTCCTGGCCAAAACTGATGCTGGTCCGTTCAAACGTGACATCCACAACGTGGCTTGATCCACGTCCTGCGCTTCGGCGTGGCCATTCTTCAACGCCGTCGTGGTCACCCCCATGCCAAGCGGTTTCGTCAGCACGAGGACGTCCCCACTTCTTGCGTTGGACTTTGTCATCAATTCGCGTTCCCTGGCAATTCCGATCGCTACGAGACCGTACTTCGGTTCACGATCCTGGATGCTGTGTCCACCCGCGATCACGGCGCCCGATTCGCGGACCTTTTCCGCCCCGCCGCGTAAAATATCGGATATTACCTCTAGATCCAGATCCGCCGGGAAGGCGGAAATGTTTAAAGCCAGGATTGGATCCGCACCCATCGCAAAAAGGTCAGACAGCGCGTTCGCAGCAGCAATCGCGCCGTAATCGTAAGCGTCATCGACCACCGGAGTGAAGAAGTCCGTCGTGACGACCAACATTCTTTCTTCATCCAGACGCCATACGGCCGCGTCGTCCGGCATACCCAGACCGATGATCAAATCCGGGTATTCCTCGGCGCGGAATATTTCCTGTAGTGGGCGCAGAACCTGCGCGAGCGTCTCCGCGTTTAGCTTAGACGCTCAACCCGCGCAGGAAGAAAGACTGGTCAGCCGAATCTGGCGACCAGAACTTCCACGTTCCCCGACGCGCTCTTCGTCCGTCATCAATAAAGATTGGCCTTTCCTGAAATCGGGATTACAGACGAGCTGATATGGAGTTCATCAGTCTGAATTTTAGGCGTTGGGGGTGGTGATGTCAACATGGCGTTTTCCCAGTGTGTGTCGGTTTATTGTCCGAGGATATTAGGCAGTTCCGCCAACGCTTTCGCCAGCCGCGTTCCGTGCCAGGTAATCAAACGTCCGTCGACCGCGACGACGCGGTGGCTTCGAACCGCAGGAGTATCGGCCAATAATTCCTTCAACTCATCTACGTCGGGCTTTGAGAAATCATACGGCTCATTGGGGATCAAGATCAATTCCGGAGCCCGTTCGGCCACCTCAGCTGGCAGAACGCGCGGATAGCGAGTATCGCGCTCTCCCGGCTCTTCTGGCTCGGCTTGCCCCAAGTCCGCCAGCAAGGGATAACGTCGTTCGCGGTCTCCGAACACATTC includes these proteins:
- the mdh gene encoding malate dehydrogenase: MAKVTIVGAGHTGATTAHWLAEREIADIVMIDIVEGVPQGKALDLMEALPVIGSDVHVVGSNSYAESADSDVVVITAGLPRKPGMSRDDLLAANAKIVSSAVESSVAVSPDAIYIILTNPLDAMSYLAMKKSGLPCERIVGQAGILDSARMRAFVAMELEVSVKNVHCYVLGGHGDDMLPLTHHSNVAGVPLDKILKPKRLKAIIERTRKGGGEIVSLLKTGSAFYAPSAALAQMVEAILLDRKKIVPASAYLNGEYGQSGIFFGVPVKLGKNGVEQIIEYDLNKTELRALEASADRVRKTIEALPL